The genomic segment TTCTGATATGTTACAAGTTATTACTGAAAAAGTTAAAATAGCCGATGAAGGCAAAGGAGTATTGCTTTTAGTAGATATGGGATCATTAAATAGCTTGAGTGATGTTATAAATGAACGTACTAGCATTAATACTAAAAGTTTAGATATGGTATCAACACAATTAGTTCTAGAGGCTGTTAGAACATGTTCCCTCTGCAATACAGATTTAAACTCTGTTTATTCTTATCTAGTTAATGATTTTAAAGGATATGCAAATAATGTTATTACCGAATACTAAACTTTAGTAAATTCTGAATTTAGTATCAAAATAAGCTTGTAAATACTGGAATATATATTATTCCTAAAAAAGTGTATCAAAATATTCATACAGTGTATTGCCTTTGTAAAATTTCAATTTATTAAATATAATCAAACTGTATCCTTAATAGTATTCAATGTTATCTGACACACTAATGAGGATGTTAATTACTATATATTAGTATCCAAATAGTAATTAAAAGATGGTAAAGTAGTGATTTCATTAATTATAGACATTTATAAAAATTTCTCAAAAAAGCTTATCAAATCAGCAGAAATGATTTTCGCTACTCAAAAATGTAGACATAGTTATATTTAAATCAGGTGAGGATATAGGCAATCTAGTTGGAACATATATTAACATAATTTTCACCTTCAGGTGTTCAATCTCACATAGTTGATTAGAATTAAAAAAAATGTAGTTAATCTACATTTTTTTTAACAAATTTAATCACTTACATTCAGATGATTATTTATTTTTTCTTTTGAAATCAGTTATTTTTTCTTTAAACTTTCTTACTTCCTCTTTTGTTTTATTTATTTCTATATGATCTAAATTACCTCTACCTAACCTATCTGATAGGGAAACTAAGAAAATCTCATTTATATCTACATCTCTTAGCATGTCTCCTATATTTTGAAATTTCATATCTTTAGTTACAAATAAACTTTGCATATGCCATCTTACAAGCCCTCTTACTTCATCTATAAAGTTTTCTTCCATATTAAAATATGTAAGAAATTCTCTAGCCATTTCAGCTCCTACACTGTCGTGGTTATAAGATGTTAGTCTTCCTTTTCTTAATTTAGTAGTAGGTTTTTTACCTATATCATGCAATAGAAGTGCCCACATAAATACTCTTTTATCTCTGCTTCTTTCTCTATTTAATGCTCCTTGATCAATAACCATCATTGTATGTATAAAGACGTTCCCTTCCGGATGAAATTTAGGATTCTGATCAACATCTCGTAAGTCACTTATCATTGAAAATGGATAATTATCAAGATTATGATTTTTTAGTGCATTCTCTAAGTAAATAGATGGCTTATCATCGCTAATTAAATGCTCCTCAATATTTAAAAAAATTTCTTTTTCATTCATAATATACTCCTATTAGACATTTTCTACTGAACCAATATACTTTATTTTAATTCAACAATATTAGTATATCTAATATCAAAATTATTAAACTCAAAAGTTTTTAAAAAGCCACTTTCAATATTAATACATTATTTATATATAGAAATAGTAGGTAAATCTATATCAAAACAGATCAACCTACTATTTTCTATATATTTTATTCTTATTGCTTACTGCAAGTTAGATTCTATATTAATTGGTGAATACTTTATTTCTATAAAGCTGCATTTCCTCTCTCACCTGTTCTAATTCTTATAGCATCTGCAATATCAATTATAAATATTTTTCCGTCTCCAACTTCACCAGTCCTAGCAATTGAAGTAATAAGTTCAATTACATCTTCTACCTTGTCATCTTCTACAACTATTTTAACTTCTATCTTTGGTAATACATTTGTTGTTATTTCAGTACCCCTATGATATTCCTTCCAGCCACGTTGTTGTCCGCATCCCATAACCTGACTTATAGTAACACCATTTATATTTTTATTCTTTAATGCTTCTTTAACTTCTTCAAGCTTCGAAGGTCTTACAATAGCTTCTACTCTTTTCATAATATACTTCCTCCCTAATCATCTATATAATGTATAATATTATTTTAACAATATATATCTAAAAATTATACAACTAATTTTTATACAAATACTTTATTACAATATATACATTACACAATACTATAAAGTTTCATGGATATATTAATATTTAGTCTAATCCAGTAAATGCTGGGTATGCTGTTTCACCATGCTCAGCGACATCAAGACCATCAGCTTCTTCTGCACTTTCAACTCTAATAGTCATAAATAACTTCATAACTTTCAAGATAATAAATGTCATAACCGCTGCAAAAACTATTGTTATTGCTATACCTTCTATTTGAGCTATTAAAAGCTTAATATCTCCAAAGAAAAGACCATTCCATTGTGCTACAGAGTTTATTGCTGTTTGTCCAAATAGACCTGTTGCAATACCTCCCCAAACTCCTCCAATTCCATGACATCCAAATGCATCTAATGCATCATCATATCCGAATTTAGATTTAACTGCAGTCATGAAGAAGAAGCATATTGGAGATACTATAGCTCCTATTATAATTGAACTCCAAAGAGGAACGAATCCAGCCGCCGGTGTTATTGCAACTAATCCTACAACAGCTCCTGTTGCAGCTCCAAGTATTGTTGGCTTTCCATGTTTTATTTTCTCAATTAGCATCCATGAAAGTAGTGCTGACGCTGCCGCAGTATTTGTTGTCATGAAAGCATGAACTGCAAGTGGACCAGCATTTAATGCACTACCTGCATTAAATCCAAACCAACCAAACCAAAGTAATGCTGCTCCAAGAACTACAAATGGAATATTGTGTGGCTTATATGACATCATACCATATCCACGTCTTTTACCTAATACAATACAAGCTACAAGTCCTGAAACTCCTGAACTTATATGAACTACATCTCCACCAGCAAAATCAACTGCTCCTAAAGAGTTTATTAATCCACCTGAACCCCACACCATATGTGCTAGTGGGTAGTATACTAAAATTGACCACAATGCTATGAATATAAATAGTGCTGAGAATCTCATTCTTCCTACTAAAGATCCTGTTATAAGAGCCGGAGTGATTATTGCAAACATCATTTGAAATGCTGCAAAAAGCTCATGTGGTATAGTAGGTGCATACGATGAAGGATCTCCACCTACTCCATTAAATCCAAAAAAGTTAAGTCCTCCTATTACTCCTCCAATATTATCTCCAAATGCTAGTGAGTAGCCTATTAAAACCCACATTACAGATGCTAATCCACAAATAAAGAATGAAGACATTAACGTATTTAAAACATTTTTTCTACGAACCATTCCACCATAAAAGAATGCAAGTCCTGGTGTCATTAAAAGTACAAGTGCTGAACAAATCAATATAAAACTGCTATCGCCAAAATTAATTTCCATAAAAAATCCCCCTTAAATATAGTAATTTTAAGATATAAATTGCTAATTAACATCTTGAAATTACTTAAATTTTTTCAAATAACTGTTAATAGAGAGATAACTGCGCACATTATCTAAAAATGAATTTAATAGTCTCTTAGAATTATAATTATAATTTTTATAAATGAAAAAAGGTGCTTGAGAAATATACTTACGAGTATATTTCTCAAACACCATTGTTCTTATTGATAGTATATTATCTCCATATAAAATTGTCAACATTTTTTTCAAAGGAGATTTAATTTTGTTTAACATCTAATCAAAAACACTTAATGTATTAATTATTATTTTCTTTATGTTTTCATGCTTAATTGGCATTTCCTCATTCGTTCCTATTAATTGAATCAAATTTACGAGATCTCTTAGCTTACTTATGTTATACCAATTTTGAGTAAGCTTATAATCTGAAAATTTATTATACTCATATTCAAATGCCTCAATTAATTTTCTATTAAAATATTCTTCATATCTAAAGAACTGTCCTATATCTGCTAAAGGGTGCCCTGCTATTACGAACTCCCAATCTAATATACCTGCTAGCATTTTATTTTTTATTATTATATTAGTCCCCTGAAAATCGCCATGAACAAGCCTAGGATCTTTATCTAAATCTCTTAATGCTTTTTCATTCTCCCTAATCACACGATTAATGTCATTTACAATAGTTTTTCCTAAACGCTTCTTAGCTATATCTCCCATGAAGCTTTCATACCATGAAACAAGTGGTGGTAGTTCTTCTCTTATATGTAAACATTCATCTAAAGCCCCAACCTTAGAAAACTTATAGCTATGTATTTTAGCTAAAGCCCTTGCAACGTTTCTAACAAAACTATCCTCCAAACTATAACCTTCTCTTATAGCCTGCCCTATAGTTTGTCCCTCAATATATTCATAAATGGCATATTCCCTGTTTCCAATATCCTCATCTTCACTTACTCTATATACTTCTGGTACAGGTACAAACTTAGAATTTCTCAAAAAATTTAATAGCTTAATTTCTTTCTTATAATCCTGCCCCTTTATAAAAAATATTTTTAATATATATTTTTTTTCTAGATTATTAGATTCAACAATATAATTTGTAGTCCTGCACCCTGAATCTATTGGTATAATATTATTAATGTCACATTCTTTCAATATACCTTTGAATAACTTTTTAATTGTTGCATTACTAACTTCCAAAAATGGAAATGTCCTTTCCCATCTATATTCCATGCCTTACCTCTTTATTTATTCAGCTTATTGCTTATAATCAAAATTAAATAAAAATATTCTTAAACAAAAGTTTTTTATAAGTCCAATTCCTTTTAGGTAAAATATTAAAATTTACGACAATATCTAAACAATATATTTTTACTATTTCCTTGGAAATAATCTACTAGGATGCTTCTAATTCCTTTACATAATCATAAGCTTTCTCTATTGCTTCTGTTTTAGTTTCGTATATATGACTTACTCCAATTTTAACTGCAAACCCCATCTTATTTAGTACTTTCATAGGTTGATTTTGTACATGTGTTAAGCAAAGTTTTATATTTAACTCATTGCAATGTTTAAGTAATCTAGTTAATGCATCTATAGCAGATGCATCTATTGCGTGAGTATGTCTCATGTCTAAAATTACAACCCCTACTGAAGATTCAATTTCCTTCATTTTATCAAAAAACTCATGTATTACTCCAAAGAACATCGGACCATTTACTTGATATACACGTATCCTTCCATCTGCCTTTTCCAGTACAGTATTAGTGTCCTTATCGAAAACCTTCTCCTCTACCAAATCTCTAATTTCAGTAGTATCAGATACTCTCTTCATGAATAAAAACATAGTCATAATCATTCCAATTCCTATTGCTATAACCAAATCAAATATAACCGTGCATGTAAATGTAAGTAATAATACAATAACATCACTTTTAGGTGCCTTTAATAATGATTTAAACACTTTCCATTGACTCATATTATAAGCAACTATTATCAAAATTGCTGAAAGTACGGACATTGGTATCATCCTTGCAAGTGGCATCAAAATTAACATAGTAGCTAACAATGTTATAGAATGTACCATCCCTGATACTGGACTTCTTCCATTTGATTTTACATTAGCAGCAGTCCTTGCAATCGCACCTGTAGCAGGTATTCCACCAAATATTCCACATGTAATATTAGCTAAACCTTGAGCTATAAGTTCCATATTTGAATCATGTTTATCTGATATCATCCCATCTGCTACGGTTGCTGATAATAGTGATTCTAATGCTGCCAGTATAGCAATAGTAATAGATGGAGCAAATAATTTATTTATTACATCCATATTTATCTTAGGAAACATAGGCATTGGTAACGTTGATGATATCTCCTGAAACCTACTTCCTATAGTCTCTACTGGTATATTAAATATTTTCACAAAAATAGTAGCGACAATTAGCGCAATCATTGATCCAGGTATTGTCTTGCTAACTTTAGGCCAAAATATCATTATAAAAATACAGCTTATACCTATTATTAGCGACCATGTATTTAACGTTCCTATATTGGTAAGATAACTTTTCCATTTTGCAAAAAACTCTGCTGGAACATTTTCAATTTTCAATGCTAAAAAATCTTTGACTTCAGTGGATACCAGCGTTACTGCTATACCAGCAGTAAATCCTATTGTTATTGTCTGGGGTATGTACTTAATTAATGAACCAAACTTTAAAATCCCCATTATTATTAATATAATTCCAGCCATTATCGTTGCTACAACAAGTCCACCTATACCATACTCTTGAATAATAGAATAAATTATAACTACAAAAGCCGCTGTAGGTCCACCTATTTGAACTTTACTTCCACCTAAGAGTGAAATAATAAATCCTGCAAATATTGCTGTCGTAAGCCCTTTCTCTGGAGATACTCCCGATGATATTCCAAGTGCTATTGACAACGGTAATGCTATTACAGCTACAATAACGCCAGCTATAATATCCTTCATAACTTGCTCTCTAGTAATTTCCTTGTTCTTAATCATAGAAAAGAACTTAGGCATCATTTCTAATCACTTCCTTATTAAATTTGTCAGTCTCTATCTTACTCCTAAATTTTAAAGTAGTCAAAATACCCCTGTCATTGCTACATTACTAGAAGAATTCATAGAGAAATTAATCCAAAGTGATTTTTTATTGAAGCCAATTCATTTAACTTATAACAATTATCTATAATATAATTATACTTTTTTATCTCAGTTATGTTAAATACTTAATATTTTATCTATCTTACTTTCTAATCCTTTTGTGATATTCATTAATGGCAATCTAACTTCATCAGAATCTATTATACCTAGTTTCTTTAGGCTGTACTTAAGAGGTGTTGGATTTGGTTCTGAAAATAATAGCGGTATCATTTTATATAGAGAATTCCATTTTTTTAGTGCAGCTTGATGATCATTAGCCTTTGCTAAGTTATATACCTCAATAAAATCTTTAGTATTTAAATGTGCTGATGCCATTATTCCGCCTTGTCCTCCAAGCATAAGCGTCGTATAAAAATACATATCTTCACCTGTTAAGATGGAAAAATCTTTTGGAGGATTCATTAATAGTTCAGTTGTTTGCTTCATGCTTCCACAGCAATCTTTTATTCCTATTATGTTTTTTAACTGAGATAATACATGCACAGTTTCATTTTCAATATTAGCTCCAGTTCTATATGGTATATTATAAAGTACTATATCCAAATCAGTTGATTCTGATATACTTTTAAAGTGCTCATAAATACCTCTTTGATCTGGTCTCGAATAGTATGGTGTAACTGATAGTATTCCATTCACTTTATGCTTTTCTACTAATTTTAGCTTTTTAATTACTTCACTTGTATTATTGCCTCCTAATCCGACGTATACTGGAACTCTATTCTTATTATATTGAACAGTTTTTTCTAAAATTTCCTCATATTCATTCTCTAGTATTGTAGGTGATTCTCCTGTAGTTGCAAGTGGTATAATTCCATTTACTCCTTCTTCTACGTAATGATTAATCATTCTTTCGTAAGATTTAAAATCTACCTTTCCATCTTTAAATGGTGTTAATAATGGTACTAGAACTCCTTCAACCTTTGCCAACTTCTCCAACTCCTCAAATCTATTTTATTAAATAAGAAAACCCGTTAGCATATATACCAACGGGTAGAGTTAACCGCATAAAACTTGTACAAAACTAAAACATAAAATATCATAACTATAACATTATTATCTATAGCTTCACCAAATCCTTGTAGCTCTCCACTTTCGTGACAGTTATGCATAT from the Clostridium beijerinckii genome contains:
- a CDS encoding phosphotransferase family protein, with the protein product MEYRWERTFPFLEVSNATIKKLFKGILKECDINNIIPIDSGCRTTNYIVESNNLEKKYILKIFFIKGQDYKKEIKLLNFLRNSKFVPVPEVYRVSEDEDIGNREYAIYEYIEGQTIGQAIREGYSLEDSFVRNVARALAKIHSYKFSKVGALDECLHIREELPPLVSWYESFMGDIAKKRLGKTIVNDINRVIRENEKALRDLDKDPRLVHGDFQGTNIIIKNKMLAGILDWEFVIAGHPLADIGQFFRYEEYFNRKLIEAFEYEYNKFSDYKLTQNWYNISKLRDLVNLIQLIGTNEEMPIKHENIKKIIINTLSVFD
- a CDS encoding SulP family inorganic anion transporter — protein: MMPKFFSMIKNKEITREQVMKDIIAGVIVAVIALPLSIALGISSGVSPEKGLTTAIFAGFIISLLGGSKVQIGGPTAAFVVIIYSIIQEYGIGGLVVATIMAGIILIIMGILKFGSLIKYIPQTITIGFTAGIAVTLVSTEVKDFLALKIENVPAEFFAKWKSYLTNIGTLNTWSLIIGISCIFIMIFWPKVSKTIPGSMIALIVATIFVKIFNIPVETIGSRFQEISSTLPMPMFPKINMDVINKLFAPSITIAILAALESLLSATVADGMISDKHDSNMELIAQGLANITCGIFGGIPATGAIARTAANVKSNGRSPVSGMVHSITLLATMLILMPLARMIPMSVLSAILIIVAYNMSQWKVFKSLLKAPKSDVIVLLLTFTCTVIFDLVIAIGIGMIMTMFLFMKRVSDTTEIRDLVEEKVFDKDTNTVLEKADGRIRVYQVNGPMFFGVIHEFFDKMKEIESSVGVVILDMRHTHAIDASAIDALTRLLKHCNELNIKLCLTHVQNQPMKVLNKMGFAVKIGVSHIYETKTEAIEKAYDYVKELEAS
- the dapA gene encoding 4-hydroxy-tetrahydrodipicolinate synthase is translated as MAKVEGVLVPLLTPFKDGKVDFKSYERMINHYVEEGVNGIIPLATTGESPTILENEYEEILEKTVQYNKNRVPVYVGLGGNNTSEVIKKLKLVEKHKVNGILSVTPYYSRPDQRGIYEHFKSISESTDLDIVLYNIPYRTGANIENETVHVLSQLKNIIGIKDCCGSMKQTTELLMNPPKDFSILTGEDMYFYTTLMLGGQGGIMASAHLNTKDFIEVYNLAKANDHQAALKKWNSLYKMIPLLFSEPNPTPLKYSLKKLGIIDSDEVRLPLMNITKGLESKIDKILSI
- a CDS encoding ammonium transporter, translating into MEINFGDSSFILICSALVLLMTPGLAFFYGGMVRRKNVLNTLMSSFFICGLASVMWVLIGYSLAFGDNIGGVIGGLNFFGFNGVGGDPSSYAPTIPHELFAAFQMMFAIITPALITGSLVGRMRFSALFIFIALWSILVYYPLAHMVWGSGGLINSLGAVDFAGGDVVHISSGVSGLVACIVLGKRRGYGMMSYKPHNIPFVVLGAALLWFGWFGFNAGSALNAGPLAVHAFMTTNTAAASALLSWMLIEKIKHGKPTILGAATGAVVGLVAITPAAGFVPLWSSIIIGAIVSPICFFFMTAVKSKFGYDDALDAFGCHGIGGVWGGIATGLFGQTAINSVAQWNGLFFGDIKLLIAQIEGIAITIVFAAVMTFIILKVMKLFMTIRVESAEEADGLDVAEHGETAYPAFTGLD
- a CDS encoding P-II family nitrogen regulator; translated protein: MKRVEAIVRPSKLEEVKEALKNKNINGVTISQVMGCGQQRGWKEYHRGTEITTNVLPKIEVKIVVEDDKVEDVIELITSIARTGEVGDGKIFIIDIADAIRIRTGERGNAAL
- a CDS encoding HDIG domain-containing metalloprotein, which produces MNEKEIFLNIEEHLISDDKPSIYLENALKNHNLDNYPFSMISDLRDVDQNPKFHPEGNVFIHTMMVIDQGALNRERSRDKRVFMWALLLHDIGKKPTTKLRKGRLTSYNHDSVGAEMAREFLTYFNMEENFIDEVRGLVRWHMQSLFVTKDMKFQNIGDMLRDVDINEIFLVSLSDRLGRGNLDHIEINKTKEEVRKFKEKITDFKRKNK